AACCGGGGCGGGCTGCGTCTAACTCAGCCCGCGCCGGTGCTCGCCGAGGATACGGCGGACGGTGCCCGCCTCGGAGCGATAGACCAGCGTCTCCGTCTGGATCCGGTCTGTCTTGAACCGCACGCCGCGCAGGAGCGCGCCGTCCGTTACGCCGGTCGCGGCAACGATGACGTCGCCGCTGGCAAGGTCGGTGAGGTCGTATTTCCGGTCGAGATCCGCGATCCCCATCTCGCTGGCCCGACGGCGCCGGTCCGGCGTGTCGAGGATCAGCCGGCCCTGCATCTGGCCGCCGATGCACCGCATGGCGGCGGCCGCGAGGACGCCCTCGGGCGCCGCGCCGGTCCCGAGATACAGGTCGATCCCGGTCTCCTCGGGACTGGCAGTGAAGATGATGCCAGCGATATCGCCGTCCGAGATCAGGCGCACGGCGGCGCCGGCGGCCCGGACCTCCGCGACCAGCGCCGCGTGCCGGGGCCGGTCGAGGATCAGCGCGGTGATCTGCTGCGGATCGACGCCCTTGGCGCGGGCCAGCGCCGCGATGTTCTCCGTGGGGCTGGCGTCGAGGTCGACGATACCCGGCCGATAGCCCGGGCCGACGGCGATCTTCTGCATGTACACGTCCGGCGCGGCGAGCAGCGAGCCGCGCTCGGCCATCGCCATCACCGCGATGGCCCCGGGCATGTCCTTCGCGCAGAGCGTCGTGCCTTCCAGCGGATCGACCGCGATGTCGACCTCGGGCCCATCGCCGCGTCCGAGCTTCTCCCCGATGAACAGCATCGGCGCCTGGTCGCGCTCGCCCTCTCCGATCACCACGGTTCCCTGGATGGGGAGAGTGTTGAGTTCGTCGCGCATCGCGTCGACCGCGGCTTGGTCGGCGGCCTTCTCGTCGCCCTTGCCGCGCAGTCGGGCGGCCGCGATCGCGGCGCGCTCCGTCACGCGCGCGAGTTCGAGGGCGAGCGTGCGTGGAACGCCGCGTTGCGCGGACCTGGGGGCGTCAGCCATCGTTTCCTGCCTTTGTCCGGGCCCGATCTTGAAGTCGGGTCCCGTTTTGAACGCCGTCGAGCGGCGGACGTTCAGCCTAAGCCCCGCTTACCGGGGCCCAATATCATGCATTAAGTCCGGGACGGCGCCCACAGGTGGGCGAATCCCCGATCGTTACTCCCGCTCGATCCGGATGACCTGCGGGGGCTCGGCGAGCAGGCCGTCAGCACCGATGGCGTCCAGGGCCGCACGGATGCTGCCCTCCGTCGCCGCATAGGTGATCAGCACAAGGGGCACCGGTCGGCCGGAGCGGCCGCGGGGATCGGTCTCAGCCCCCTCCGTGCGGCGCTGCAGGATGCTCTCCAGCGAGATCTCGCGCTCGGCCATGCGCTGGGCGACGCCCGCCGCGACCCCGGGACGGTCATGAACCGTGAGGCGGATGTAGTAGCCGCCCTCATGACGCTGCATCTCGACGCGCTCGCTGGCGCGCATCGCGGCGGCCGGTATGCCGAAGGTCGCCCGCACGATGCCGCGTGCGACGTCGGCAATGTCGGCCACCACAGCCGAGGCCGTCGCCTCACCGCCGGCACCGGGCCCGATCAGGGTCAGCTCGCCGACGGCGTCGGCGTCGATGGTCACGGCGTTGGTCACGCCCATCACCTGGGCGATGGCCGAGGATTTCGGCACCATGGTCGGGTGGACCCGCTGCTCGATCCCGGCCTCGGCGGCCTGCGCGACGCCCAGCAGCTTGATCCGGTAGCCGAGTTCGTCCGCCATGCGCAGGTCGAGGGGCTGCACCCGGGAGATGCCCTCCACCGAGACCCCCTCGGCGTCGACCGCGGTGCCGAAGGCGAGGCTCGTGAGAAGCGCAAGCTTGTGGGCCGTATCGAATCCCTCGACGTCGAAGGTCGGATCCGCCTCGGCGTAGCCCAGCGCCTGCGCGTCCTTGAGGCAGGCCTCGAACGTCAGGCCTTCGCGCTCCATGCGGCTGAGGATGTAGTTGCAGGTGCCGTTGAGGATCCCGTAGACGCGCGAAATCGTGTTGCCGGGAAGCCCTTCGCGTAGGGTCTTGATCACCGGGATCCCGCCGGCCACCGCCGCCTCGAAGGCGAGTGCGACGCCCGTCTCCTCGGCACGGGCCGCCAGCGCCGCACCGTGGCGCGCGAGGAGCGCCTTGTTGGCCGTGACAACCGGCTTGCCGGCATCGAGGGCCGCCTCGACCACGGCCTTCGCGGCGCCCTCGGCCCCGCCGATCAGCTCGACGACACAGTCGACGTCGCCCGAGCGCGCCAGGGCCACCGGATCGTCGAACCACGCGACGCCCGAGAGGTCGAGGCCCCGGTCGCGGCTGCGGTCGCGCGAGGAGACCGCGGCGACGCGGATGTCGAGGCCGGCCGCAGCGAGGGCCGCGCGGCGGCGCTCGACCATCCGGACCACCGACGCACCGACGGTGCCGAGCCCGGCGATCCCGAGGCGAAAGCTCACTGTCATGACCCCTTCCATGCCCGGGCGACCGCGATGGGACGGGCGCCCGATGCGGCGCACTTCTGCAAGAAATCCGGGCCGCCCGCAAGGAAACCGCCCGCCGCCGATGACCCGCTCATCCGGCAATCTCCCGATGCCGGATCGCCGTCGCCACGAGGGCGTAGAGTACGACGGCGTTCAGGACGTGCCAGAGGGGATGCGTGCCCGTAGCGACCACGACGCAGGCGGCCTGATCGGCGGTGCGGGCAGCGAGCGAGATCAGGAAGAGCACACCAATGCCGGCAAGCCGACGGCCGGTGCGCAACAGGCGCTCCTCCGGCCGGCCTGTCGCGGCCCAGGCCGTGCCGAACAGGGCCAGCAGCGCCGGGAGGTAGTCGATCGAGCCGTTGGTCAAACGGGAGACGTCGGTTCCGGTCAGCCCGTCGAGTGTCGGTGCCAGCGCGAAGCCGAACAGGGCAAATCCGGCGATTGCGACGGCGACCCGTAGCGGGGCCAACCTCAGGAAGCGGCGCAGGGCGAGCGCCAAGTAGGCGTAGATGAACAGCGCGATCGGGATCACGTCGGCGAGCATCGACCAGTAAACCGCCAGCGTATGGAACAGGAACGAGCCGACACCGACCACCGCGATCAGCCCGGCGAGGCCGAGGCAGATCCGGTCCGGCGGTTCGGCCTTGAACGCGCGCCA
The sequence above is drawn from the Methylobacterium mesophilicum SR1.6/6 genome and encodes:
- a CDS encoding homoserine dehydrogenase — translated: MTVSFRLGIAGLGTVGASVVRMVERRRAALAAAGLDIRVAAVSSRDRSRDRGLDLSGVAWFDDPVALARSGDVDCVVELIGGAEGAAKAVVEAALDAGKPVVTANKALLARHGAALAARAEETGVALAFEAAVAGGIPVIKTLREGLPGNTISRVYGILNGTCNYILSRMEREGLTFEACLKDAQALGYAEADPTFDVEGFDTAHKLALLTSLAFGTAVDAEGVSVEGISRVQPLDLRMADELGYRIKLLGVAQAAEAGIEQRVHPTMVPKSSAIAQVMGVTNAVTIDADAVGELTLIGPGAGGEATASAVVADIADVARGIVRATFGIPAAAMRASERVEMQRHEGGYYIRLTVHDRPGVAAGVAQRMAEREISLESILQRRTEGAETDPRGRSGRPVPLVLITYAATEGSIRAALDAIGADGLLAEPPQVIRIERE
- a CDS encoding ceramidase domain-containing protein, with the protein product MDWYEPIGAYCERGSAGFWAEPANALSNGAFLLAAAAAAWRAFKAEPPDRICLGLAGLIAVVGVGSFLFHTLAVYWSMLADVIPIALFIYAYLALALRRFLRLAPLRVAVAIAGFALFGFALAPTLDGLTGTDVSRLTNGSIDYLPALLALFGTAWAATGRPEERLLRTGRRLAGIGVLFLISLAARTADQAACVVVATGTHPLWHVLNAVVLYALVATAIRHREIAG
- the glpX gene encoding class II fructose-bisphosphatase, yielding MADAPRSAQRGVPRTLALELARVTERAAIAAARLRGKGDEKAADQAAVDAMRDELNTLPIQGTVVIGEGERDQAPMLFIGEKLGRGDGPEVDIAVDPLEGTTLCAKDMPGAIAVMAMAERGSLLAAPDVYMQKIAVGPGYRPGIVDLDASPTENIAALARAKGVDPQQITALILDRPRHAALVAEVRAAGAAVRLISDGDIAGIIFTASPEETGIDLYLGTGAAPEGVLAAAAMRCIGGQMQGRLILDTPDRRRRASEMGIADLDRKYDLTDLASGDVIVAATGVTDGALLRGVRFKTDRIQTETLVYRSEAGTVRRILGEHRRGLS